In Deltaproteobacteria bacterium, the sequence TCGAGCTCGTCGAGCTCGACCAGTCGTGACGCGCATGCCGCGAGATCGCCCTGCAGCGAGAACAACGACGACGCAGATTCGTCGCCGCCGGCCGCCTGTGTACGCTCCTGCTCGAGCCGAGCCCGCGCCGCCGGGCTACCGAGCGCCTGCGCCAGTGCCTGCTGCAGCGCCGGCCACTCGAGGTGGACGGCATCGGCCATCGCCAACACGTCGGACATGAGACCCGTACGCCCGCGACGACCGCCGCCCACGCGAGCCCCGAGAGGATAATGCACTAGCCCTCACATGAGTTCGGGACGTAAGATGCGGCTTTGCTGGGCTTGGCTGGCATCCGGCCGCCCGCACGAGGCACCCCTCCCCCTCCGCGCTCCCGCTCGACGACGCCGCTCCCACGGCGCACCGCCCTCGAAAGACCAAGCGCATGCACGCGTCTCGCCCTCGCCCGCTCGCCCGCCCTCGCCTCACCCCCCTGCTGTCGATCGGCGCGCTCGCGTTGGCGGCGGCGCCGGCGACCGCGCTCGCCAACGAGGCGGGCGGCGCCCACCACCACCCGCCGCCGACGTGGATGGTCGTGTTCTTCGTGGTGATGCTGCTGTCGATCGCGATCATCCCGCTGACCAAGCTCGAGCACTGGTGGCACAGCAACCTCAACAAGCTGCTGCTTGGCCTCGCGCTCTCGCTGTACCCGGTCGTGTGGCTCACGATGATCGAGCCGAACTTCGGCGAGCTCGGCCTCAAGCTCCACGAGTACGCCAGCTTCATCACGCTGCTGGGCGCGCTGTTCTACATCTCGGGCGGCATCTACCTGGCCGGCGACCTCAAGTGCACGCCGCAGTCGAACACCGCGTTCCTCGCGTTCGGCACCGTCATCGCTTCGCTCATCGGCACCACCGGCGCATCCATGCTGCTCATCCGCCCGGTGCTGCGGGCAAACCGCGAGCGCCGCTTCGTGGTGCACACGGTGGTCTTCTTCATCTTCCTGGTCTCGAACGTCGGCGGCTCGCTGCTGCCACTGGGCGACCCGCCGCTGTTCCTCGGCTACCTGCAAGGCGTGCCGTTCCTGTGGACCACGGGACTGTGGAAAGAGATGTCGGTCGTCGCCGGCATGCTGCTGGTGCTGTACTTCGTGGTCGATCGCCACTTCTACGGCCGTGAGAGCGCCGAGGCCCGTCGCTCCGACCTCGCCCACGCCACGCCGCTCAAGATCGAGGGTGCGATCAACGTCGTGTGGCTGCTCGGCATCGTGGCCTGCGCGGCCTTCATCCGCGACGAGCACGGCATCTTCGTGCGCGAGGCCGCGATGGTGGGCTGCATGCTGGGCTCCCGGTTCACCTCGCCGGCCGAGACCCGCGTGAAGAACTCGTTCTCGTGGTTCCCGATCCTCGAGGTCGCCGCGTTGTTCATCGGCATCTTCCTGACGATGATCCCGGCGCTGCTGATCCTGCAGTCGAGCGGCGATCAGCTCGGCGTCGACACGCCAGCGAAGTTCTTCTGGGCCTCGGGCGTGCTGTCGAGCTTCCTCGACAATGCCCCCACCTACCTGGTGTTCTTCGAGACCGCCGGCGGCATGACGGAGCGCGGGTTGCTGAGCGGCGCGCTGGTGCCCGGCACCAACGTCCCCGAGGTGATCCTCGTCGCCATCTCGTGCGGATCGGTCTTCATGGGCGCCAACTCGTACATCGGCAACGGGCCGAACTTCATGGTCAAGGCCATCGCCGAGGAGTCGAAGGTCGTGATGCCGAGCTTCTTCGGCTACATGAAGTGGAGCGTGGCGATCCTCATCCCGTCGTTCGTGCTGGTGACGCTGATCTTCTTCTAGCGGCACAATCGCGCCCACCGGGCCCGCCGGACTTGCTTCGGCACCCAAAGCGTGCGACGACCTGCCCCACGTGACTTTCGACGAGCTGGGGCTCGCAGCCCCGATCCTTCGCGCGGTCGACGAGGCCGGTTACCGCGAGCCAACGCCCATCCAACAGCAGGCGATCCGGCCCGTGCTCGAAGGCCGTGATCTGATCGGCTGCGCACAGACCGGCACCGGCAAGACCGCAGCCTTCGCGCTGCCCATGCTGCAGCGCGTCGATGCGCGCGCCGGCGATGATCCCAAGATCCGCGGCCTCGTGCTCACGCCAACGCGTGAGCTCGCCGCGCAGATCGGCGACAGCTTTGCGACCTACGGCAAGCACCTCGAGCTGTGGCACGCGGTGATCTTCGGTGGCGTCAACGACACCCCGCAGATCGCCGAGCTCGATCGCGGCGTCGACATCCTG encodes:
- a CDS encoding sodium:proton antiporter; the encoded protein is MHASRPRPLARPRLTPLLSIGALALAAAPATALANEAGGAHHHPPPTWMVVFFVVMLLSIAIIPLTKLEHWWHSNLNKLLLGLALSLYPVVWLTMIEPNFGELGLKLHEYASFITLLGALFYISGGIYLAGDLKCTPQSNTAFLAFGTVIASLIGTTGASMLLIRPVLRANRERRFVVHTVVFFIFLVSNVGGSLLPLGDPPLFLGYLQGVPFLWTTGLWKEMSVVAGMLLVLYFVVDRHFYGRESAEARRSDLAHATPLKIEGAINVVWLLGIVACAAFIRDEHGIFVREAAMVGCMLGSRFTSPAETRVKNSFSWFPILEVAALFIGIFLTMIPALLILQSSGDQLGVDTPAKFFWASGVLSSFLDNAPTYLVFFETAGGMTERGLLSGALVPGTNVPEVILVAISCGSVFMGANSYIGNGPNFMVKAIAEESKVVMPSFFGYMKWSVAILIPSFVLVTLIFF